The genomic interval GCGCGGTGAACCATCTGATGTCACACCCCTCAGGCGATACCGACACATGAACCGGCAGCTGTCATCCACCTGGCTCGCGTTGCGCAGCCTCTTGTGGACATTCTTGCTCCCAGGCTTCTTCGCCGGGTACGTGCCGTGGCGGTTCTTCGGTCTCAGCCGGCTGCGGTTCGACGGGACCCAACCGGCGCAGGTTCTGGGCCTTTTGTGCCTGGGCCTCGGCGCCGCGCTCCTCGCTGCCTGTATCCTCGAGTTCGCGCGGAGCGGCAGGGGTACGCTGTCGCCCCTCGACCCGCCGCGTCAACTGGTGGTGCGCGGCTTGTACCGCTACGTGAGGAATCCGATGTATCTCAGCGTCACGACCATCGTGCTCGGCGAGGTGGTGTGGAGCCGTTCGTGGGCCCTTGCCACCTATTGGGTGATCTGGTTCGCGGTCGTCAACCTGTTCGTCATCGGATACGAGGAGCCGAATCTGCGGCAGCGCTTCGGTGCGTCGTACGAGGCGTACACCCAGCACGTCGGGCGCTGGATGCCAAAGTTCCGCCAGCACTGAAAGCGGCCGCATCTGCGGGAACGGCGCGGTGTGCCGCGCCAGCGTCCGCTTGCTTGTCCCTGTGGATCGGCCGCATAGTCTGACCATGACCACCGGTCCTCCCGACTCCGAAGCGGACGAGTCCGAGCCGCCCGAGCTCGTGCCCTTGGATGCCGACGAGCCACCGTCTGTCGACCTGTGGTCGGTGGTCGGCGACATCCAACCCTGGGCCACCGTCCTGCTCGTGCTGGCATGGGGACTCTTGTTCATGGTCCTTGCCATCCGTCACGAGATCGGCGAAAGCTCGGCGTTGCTCGACTGGGGCGCGAGCGCCACGGGTCTCGGTCCGTTCGACAGCGCCTGGCGGCTGCTGGCCTCGACCTTTGTGCATGCAGGGGGGGCCCACGCCCTCTCCAACGCCATCAGCATGCTCATCCTCGGCCCCGCGGTGGAGCGCATCTTCACGCGCTCGGGCTTCTTGGTGCTATTCGTCACCGGCGGTTGCGGAGCGTCGCTCGCGAGCCTGGCATGGCGCGCCTGGCTTCACGGTTCAGAAACAACGCTGAGCGTCGGGGCCTCGGGCGCCATCTTCGCCCTCGGCGGGGCGCTGCTCGTGAGCGCCTACCGCCTGCGTCACCGGTTGCCGCCCACCCGCGCGCGGGCGCTCGCCGGTGCGCTGGCGATCCTCGTGAGCCAAGGGCTGGTGGCCGGCGTCACTCGCAACGGCACCGACAACATCGCCCATGCCGCGGGACTCGCGATCGGCGTCGTGCTCGCAGTCTGGATCCCTATGAGCCCGCGCCTCGACGACAACCCACCGGGGCACGTGATGCGCGCACTCGGGACGCTCGCCGCCCTGGCGCTCGCCGTCTCCCTCGCACTGGCAGTCCGCAGTGGGATCACGCGCGGTTGATGAGCGTTGGTCATGCCTCGCGGCCGAGTCCACGGACGCGAGCGGTCTTCGCATAATCGTCCGCGCCTAGAAAGTGCAGGGAGACGTACGGCGTCTCCCCCACCACCCAACTGTCGTGGGGCACGGGCGGGATGTGGAAGAGGTCGCCGGGTCGGAGCTCGATGACCCGGCCGTCGTCGAAAGCGGCGGTGGCCACGCCTGACAACACGAGGCCCACGTGAGCCACATTGCATCGTGCCGCACCCACGCCGGGCCCGACATGCTTGGACCACATCCACCCGGGTTCGTAGGTGGCGCGCCCGATCGAGACGCCGCCT from Candidatus Krumholzibacteriia bacterium carries:
- a CDS encoding isoprenylcysteine carboxylmethyltransferase family protein, producing MNRQLSSTWLALRSLLWTFLLPGFFAGYVPWRFFGLSRLRFDGTQPAQVLGLLCLGLGAALLAACILEFARSGRGTLSPLDPPRQLVVRGLYRYVRNPMYLSVTTIVLGEVVWSRSWALATYWVIWFAVVNLFVIGYEEPNLRQRFGASYEAYTQHVGRWMPKFRQH
- a CDS encoding rhomboid family intramembrane serine protease, whose protein sequence is MTTGPPDSEADESEPPELVPLDADEPPSVDLWSVVGDIQPWATVLLVLAWGLLFMVLAIRHEIGESSALLDWGASATGLGPFDSAWRLLASTFVHAGGAHALSNAISMLILGPAVERIFTRSGFLVLFVTGGCGASLASLAWRAWLHGSETTLSVGASGAIFALGGALLVSAYRLRHRLPPTRARALAGALAILVSQGLVAGVTRNGTDNIAHAAGLAIGVVLAVWIPMSPRLDDNPPGHVMRALGTLAALALAVSLALAVRSGITRG
- a CDS encoding cupin domain-containing protein gives rise to the protein MDVDLRRFETPDETRLFEKGKFEIIRVGGVSIGRATYEPGWMWSKHVGPGVGAARCNVAHVGLVLSGVATAAFDDGRVIELRPGDLFHIPPVPHDSWVVGETPYVSLHFLGADDYAKTARVRGLGREA